The Phalacrocorax carbo chromosome 23, bPhaCar2.1, whole genome shotgun sequence genome includes a window with the following:
- the KCNA2 gene encoding potassium voltage-gated channel subfamily A member 2, producing MTVATGDPADEAAALPGHPQDTYNPETDHECCERVVINISGLRFETQLKTLAQFPETLLGDPKKRMRYFDPLRNEYFFDRNRPSFDAILYYYQSGGRLRRPVNVPLDIFSEEIRFYELGEEAMEMFREDEGYIKEEERPLPENEFQRQVWLLFEYPESSGPARIIAIVSVMVILISIVSFCLETLPIFRDENEDMHGSGLSHPPYSNSSMGYQQSTSFTDPFFIVETLCIIWFSFEFLVRFFACPSKAGFFTNIMNIIDIVAIIPYFITLGTELAEKPEDGQQGQQAMSLAILRVIRLVRVFRIFKLSRHSKGLQILGQTLKASMRELGLLIFFLFIGVILFSSAVYFAEADESESQFPSIPDAFWWAVVSMTTVGYGDMVPTTIGGKIVGSLCAIAGVLTIALPVPVIVSNFNYFYHRETEGEEQAQYLQVTSCPKIPSSPDLKKSRSASTISKSDYMEIQEGVNNSNEDFREENLKTANCTLANTNYVNITKMLTDV from the coding sequence ATGACAGTTGCTACCGGAGATCCTGCAGATGAAGCTGCAGCTCTTCCCGGTCACCCGCAGGACACGTATAACCCTGAGACCGACCATGAATGCTGCGAGAGGGTGGTCATTAATATTTCGGGTCTGCGCTTTGAGACACAGCTCAAGACACTAGCCCAGTTCCCAGAGACCTTACTAGGGGATCCTAAAAAGAGAATGAGATATTTCGACCCGCTCCGGAATGAGTATTTCTTTGACCGGAACAGACCCAGCTTTGATGCGATTTTGTACTATTACCAGTCTGGTGGGAGGTTGCGAAGGCCCGTTAACGTGCCCTTAGATATCTTCTCGGAAGAGATCCGTTTCTATGAACTGGGGGAAGAAGCGATGGAGATGTTTCGGGAGGATGAAGGCTACAtcaaagaagaggaaaggcCATTGCCTGAGAATGAGTTTCAGAGACAAGTGTGGTTGCTCTTTGAGTACCCCGAGAGCTCAGGCCCTGCCAGGATTATAGCTATTGTCTCCGTCATGGTGATTTTAATCTCCATCGTCAGCTTTTGCCTGGAAACGTTGCCCATTTTTCGGGATGAGAATGAAGACATGCACGGCAGCGGGCTGAGCCATCCCCCCTACTCCAACAGCAGCATGGGCTACCAGCAGTCCACCTCTTTCACAGACCCCTTCTTCATCGTGGAGACGCTTTGCATCATCTGGTTCTCCTTTGAGTTCTTGGTGAGGTTTTTCGCCTGCCCCAGCAAGGCTGGGTTTTTTACCAACATCATGAACATTATAGACATCGTAGCCATCATTCCCTATTTCATCACCTTAGGGACGGAGCTGGCCGAGAAGCCGGAGGATGGTCAGCAAGGCCAGCAAGCCATGTCCTTGGCCATCCTTCGAGTCATCCGCTTGGTGCGGGTCTTCAGGATCTTCAAACTCTCCCGACACTCCAAGGGGCTGCAGATCCTGGGGCAGACTCTCAAGGCCAGCATGCGGGAGCTGGGCCTCttgatatttttcctcttcatcgGCGTCATCCTCTTCTCCAGCGCCGTCTACTTCGCCGAGGCCGACGAGAGCGAGTCCCAGTTCCCGAGCATCCCCGACGCCTTCTGGTGGGCCGTGGTTTCCATGACGACTGTTGGCTACGGAGACATGGTCCCCACGACCATCGGGGGGAAAATAGTGGGTTCCTTGTGTGCCATCGCTGGCGTATTAACGATTGCCTTACCAGTGCCCGTCATAGTGTCTAACTTCAATTACTTCTACCACCGGGAGacagagggagaggagcaggctCAATATTTGCAAGTAACCAGCTGCCCAAAGATCCCCTCTTCCCCTGAcctaaagaaaagcagaagtgccTCTACTATTAGTAAGTCTGATTATATGGAGATTCAGGAAGGCGTAAACAATAGCAATGAGGATTTTAGGGAGGAGAACTTGAAGACAGCCAATTGCACGCTAGCTAACACAAACTATGTGAATATCACCAAAATGCTAACCGATGTCTAG
- the KCNA3 gene encoding potassium voltage-gated channel subfamily A member 3 — MDERRSLLYSPAASSTSRHPRGGSTSSHHNLGYTEQLPPAASQPVPDQEEEEGEEGEEGSMTVVGGGGDPLLEEPQHPHPLLGGDRYDHPPTPAAVPAGQPAGGGEHECCERVVINISGLRFETQLKTLAQFPETLLGDPRKRMRYFDPLRNEYFFDRNRPSFDAILYYYQSGGRIRRPVNVPIDIFSEEIRFYQLGEEAMEKFREDEGFIREEQRPLPDKEFQRQVWLLFEYPESSGPARGIAIVSVLVILISIVIFCLETLPEFRDDHDYEGTGGTFGMGGGPLPPDVFTNSSSSAASMVSSFTDPFFVVETLCIIWFSFELLVRFFACPSKATFSKNIMNIIDIVAIIPYFITLGTELAERQGNGQQAMSLAILRVIRLVRVFRIFKLSRHSKGLQILGQTLKASMRELGLLIFFLFIGVILFSSAVYFAEADDPSSGFSSIPDAFWWAVVTMTTVGYGDMHPITIGGKIVGSLCAIAGVLTIALPVPVIVSNFNYFYHRETEGEEQAQYMHVGSCQHLSSSEEMRKARSNSTLSKSEYMVIEEGGINHSAFKQAAFKTGNCTTTNNPNCVNIKKIFTDV, encoded by the coding sequence ATGGACGAGCGCCGGAGCTTGCTCTACTCTCCGGCTGCCTCCTCCACCAGCCGCCATCCGCGGGGCGGCTCGACCAGCAGCCACCACAACCTGGGCTACACCGAGCagctgccccccgccgcctcccagCCGGTCCCCGAccaagaggaggaagagggtgaagaaggggaggaaggcagcatgACCGTGGTGGGGGGCGGCGGAGACCCTTTGCTGGAAGAGCCACAGCATCCTCATCCTTTGCTCGGGGGGGACCGCTACGATCACCCCCCAACTCCCGCCGCCGTCCCTGCCGGCCAGCCCGCGGGCGGTGGGGAGCACGAGTGCTGCGAGCGGGTGGTGATCAACATCTCGGGGTTGCGGTTTGAGACCCAGCTGAAGACGCTGGCACAGTTCCCCGAGACGCTGCTGGGGGACCCGCGTAAGAGGATGCGCTACTTCGACCCCCTCCGCAACGAGTATTTTTTCGACCGTAACCGTCCCAGCTTCGACGCCATCCTCTACTACTACCAGTCGGGTGGGCGCATCCGGCGACCCGTCAACGTCCCCATCGATATCTTCTCCGAGGAGATCCGCTTCTAccagctgggggaggaggcCATGGAGAAGTTTCGGGAGGATGAGGGTTTCATTCGGGAGGAGCAGCGGCCGCTTCCCGACAAGGAGTTTCAACGCCAAGTGTGGCTCCTCTTCGAGTACCCCGAGAGCTCTGGGCCAGCCCGAGGCATTGCCATAGTCTCTGTCCTGGTCATCCTTATCTCTATTGTCATCTTCTGTCTGGAGACCCTGCCTGAATTCAGGGATGACCACGACTATGAGGGAACTGGGGGAACCTTTGGGATGGGCGGCGGCCCTCTCCCACCTGACGTCTTCACCAACTCCTCGTCCTCAGCCGCTTCCATGGTGTCATCCTTCACCGACCCTTTCTTTGTAGTGGAGACTTTGTGCATCATCTGGTTCTCCTTCGAGCTGCTGGTCCGTTTCTTTGCCTGCCCCAGCAAGGCCACCTTCTCCAAGAACATCATGAACATCATTGACATTGTGGCCATCATTCCCTACTTCATCACACTGGGCACCGAGCTGGCTGAGAGGCAAGGCAACGGGCAGCAAGCCATGTCCTTGGCCATCCTCAGAGTCATCCGGCTGGTCAGGGTCTTCCGCATCTTCAAGCTCTCCCGGCATTCCAAGGGGCTGCAGATCCTGGGGCAGACCCTCAAGGCCAGCATGCGGGAGCTGGGCTTGctcatcttcttcctcttcatcgGCGTCATCCTCTTCTCCAGCGCCGTCTACTTCGCAGAAGCCGATGACCCCAGTTCAGGTTTCAGTAGCATCCCTGATGCCTTCTGGTGGGCGGTGGTGACCATGACCACAGTGGGCTACGGGGACATGCACCCCATCACCATTGGGGGCAAGATTGTGGGCTCTCTCTGCGCCATCGCAGGGGTGCTAACCATCGCTCTCCCTGTGCCTGTGATAGTCTCCAATTTCAACTATTTCTACCACCGGGAGACGGAGGGTGAGGAGCAAGCCCAATACATGCACGTCGGGAGCTGCCAGCACCTCTCGTCCAGCGAGGAGATGAGGAAGGCTCGCAGCAATTCCACCCTCAGCAAGTCCGAGTACATGGTGATCGAGGAAGGGGGAATCAACCACAGTGCATTCAAACAGGCTGCCTTTAAGACAGGCAACTGCACAACCACAAACAATCCCAACTGTGTGAACATTAAAAAGATCTTTACGgatgtttaa